TTCATTCTGAACCATGATAGGGGTGACTGCACTTACCAAAACAGCCTTTGCAACTCTTCCGTTACCATGTTTTGCTACATATCTTATCACTTCGCCACCACCTGTAGAGTGCCCGACATGGATCACATCCTTTAAATCTAAGGCTTCTACAATTTCTGCAACATCAGAAGCATAGGTGTCCATATTATGGCCGTAAGGGGTCTGTTCTGATCTTCCATGTCCTCTTCTGTCGTGGGCGATAACCCTGTAACCTTGTTCCAGAAAGAAAAATAGCTGGGCATCCCAATCATCACTTGATAATGGCCATCCGTGGTGAAAAAATAGGGTTTGTCCTTTCCCCCAATCTTTGTAATAGATTTCTGTTCCGTCCTTTAATGTAAGTGTACTCATAGGTCTTTTTTTTTATTATTAATAAACTGATTTGATTATTATAACAAATGTATGACGAAACTTTTTGATACGAATTGATGTAGGGTAATATAAATAAAAAACCTCAAAGTAATTTGAGGTTTTATATTTAAAATAATGACTTAATTATTTTGCTGGTTTTTTAGGACTCATCATCATAATCATCCTTTTTCCTTCAAGCTTAGGAAGCTGATCTACTTTCCCAACATGCTCTAGTTCCTGAGCTAGTTTTAAAAGCAAGATTTCCCCCTGATCCTTAAAGATAATCGAACGTCCTTTAAAAAATACGTAGGTCTTTAATTTAGAACCTTCTTCAAGGAATTTTTCAGCATGCTTTTTCTTAAATTCATAATCATGGTCGTCAGTCTGAGGTCCGAAACGGATCTCCTTTACTACCACTTTTACTTGCTTAGCCTTAAGTTCCTTTTGTTTTTTCTTTTGCTCATATAAGAATTTTTTATATTCTAATATTCTAGCAATAAAAGGTTCTGCTTTATCAGAAATTACTACTAAGTCCAATTCTTGTTCCGCAGCAATTTGTCTTGCTTTGTCAATTGGGTAAATTCCTGGCTCTACGTTATCGCCCACCAAACGAAGCTCTCTCACACGAATTTTATCGTTGATCAAGTGTAAGTCCTCCTGTACAGGACGTCTTTGTGGGCCCCTGTTGTTAAATCTTTGTGCTATTGTATTATAATTTTATTGGTTAATTTTCTATTTATTAAAACATTTAAAAATCAAATGATTAAAAGACTCCTTTACCCTAGGGAATTTTTGTTTTTTAATCTTTAATAATTAAATCGCGGCTTCCTTTTTGAAGTGCGTTACGAAATCTTCCAGTTTCATCACTCCAAGATCTCCTTCACCACGTCTTCTTACAGAAATCGTGCCTTCATTTTCTTCATTTTCTCCTACTACAAGCATGAAAGGAATTTTATTTAATTCAGCATCACGGATCTTCTTACCTGTCTTCTCGTTTCTGTCATCAATCTGACCGCTAATATCGTGATTTTCCAAAAATTGTGAAACTTTTTTTGAATAATCTACATATTTTTCACTGATCGGTAGAATAATAAACTGATCAGGGCTTAACCACAATGGAAAATCTCCTGCAGTATTTTCAAGCAAGATAGCGATGAAGCGCTCCATAGAACCAAATGGCGCTCTGTGGATCATTACCGGTCTGTGCTTTTCGTTATCATTACCGATATAGTGAAGATCAAATCTTTCCGGCAGGTTATAATCCACCTGAATCGTTCCTAGCTGCCATTTTCTTCCTAATGCATCTTTTACCATAAAGTCAAGCTTAGGACCATAGAATGCTGCTTCTCCGTATTCAACAACTGTTTTTAAACCTTTTTTCTGAGCTGCATTGATAATTGCATTCTCGGCTTTTTCCCAGTTTTCATCAGATCCGATATACTTTTCTCTGTTTTCAGGATCTCTTAATGATACCTGAGTAACAAAATCTTCAAAACCTAAAGATTTGAAAACATACAGCGTTAAGTCGATCACTTTTTCAAACTCTTCAGAAAGCTGATCTGGAGTACAGAAAAGGTGAGCGTCATCCTGAGTAAATCCACGAACTCTTGTTAATCCGTGAAGCTCTCCACTTTGCTCATATCTGTAAACAGTACCAAATTCTGCATATCTTTTTGGTAAATCTCTGTAGCTCCATTGTGAAGTCTTGTAGATCTCACAGTGGTGCGGACAGTTCATTGGCTTCAACAAAAATTCTTCTCCCTCATTTGGAGTTTTGATTGGCTGGAAGCTGTCTGCTCCATATTTATCCCAGTGTCCGGAAGTTACATACAATTCTTTTGCCCCGATATGTGGTGACATTACGAATTCATAACCTCCTTTTTTCTGAGCATCTGAAAGGAAATTTTCTAATTTTCTTCTTAAAGCAGTACCTTTTGGTAACCAAAGTGGTAAACCAGCACCTACTTTTTCAGAGAATGCGAATATTCCAAGCTCTTTACCTAGTTTTCTGTGATCTCTTCTTTTTGCTTCTTCCAGTCTTTCAAGATATTCAGTAAGATCTTTCTGTTTAGGGAAAGAAATACCATATACTCTTGTCAGCTGAGGATTCTTTTCGTTTCCTCTCCAATAAGCTCCTGCTGCATTTAAGATCTTAACCGCTTTTACAATTCCTGTATTAGGAATATGTCCTCCACGGCATAGGTCTGTAAAGTTATCATGCGTTACAAAAGTGATTTCTCCATCATTAAGATTAGTGATCAATTCTACCTTGTAAGGATTGTCTGCATATGTTTTTAAAGCATCTTCTTTAGAAACCGGATACAAAGAAAAAGTAGAACCTTTCTTTGCGTTTTCAAGGATCTTCTTTTCAATCTTCTCGAAATCTTTTTCAGATAAGCTTTCATCCCCGAAGTCTACATCATAGTAGAATCCGCTTTCAATGGCTGGACCAATCGTCAACTTAGCATTAGGATAAAACTCAAGGATAGCCTGCGCCAAAAGGTGGGCAGAAGAATGCCAGAAAGCTTTCTTTCCAAGATCATCATTCCAGGTTAAAAGTTGTACCGTAGAATCCGTGGTTATAGGGGTGGTCGTCTCTACTTGTGTACCGTTAACAATTGCGGAAATGGTATTTCTAGCCAATCCCTCGCTTATCGATTTTGCCACATCTAGAGGAGTAACTGCTCCTTCGAATTCTTTGACACTACTGTCTGGAAGTGTAATTTTTATCATTGTTTACTAAGAAATTTTAAGAGGCAAAAATACGCATTTTTTAGATAAAATACTATATTAGCATATATTTAGAATGATAATTAATATAAAAATGGAAAAGATACTGGTTGTTTTTGTCTCGCTGAGTTCCGTATTTGGTTTTTCACAACAAAATACATCCAGATTTTCTGTTAATTACAACAAAAACATTGAAACCTACTTCCTCGCAGAAATCCTTTCGGCAGAACACCGCAAAAACAATAAAGATTTTGAATTTTATAAAATAAAAGAGTGTTCTGAATACCAGCCAATTGTAAAGCAAGCGTTATCGAAATATAAAGGATTGAAAAACTCAGATATTGCTGTATCTACGGCTAAAATTAATGATATTTTGCTGGAAAAATATGGTTCAGGAAATGATATTCTGATGAAACCATTGTTATATCATAAGGAATTTCCCTCCACGGAATGGATCAACAATTATCAATATAGCAGCAACAATCTGACGAAAGAACAGAACGAAGAAATTACACAATTAATCAAAAATTATCTCTCAGAACTTTCAAAATTTTACATTCAGGAGAATATTGAACAGTTTTTTACCGAAAATAAAAGCTTTTACAATGGCGGAATAAAAGAATACAGCAAACAGATTCCTGCAGGATTTATCAATGCCATGGAGCTGTTTTATGGTGAAAGCTTTAATACCTATACCATTCTTATTTCACCCATGATGATGTGGCCCATTGAAGATAATGAGGGAAGAGGAATTGGTACAGACATCGTTTTAAAATCGGGAGCTAAGGATATCTATGAAATTGCAAGCCCGTTTATGAAGGTTCAGAAAGAGGGAGAGTTTGGGTATGATAACCAGTTTCAGGCAAGATTTCTAAGCATTCATGAATTTGGACACTCGTTCGTTAATAAGGAAGTATACAAACACAAGGATAAGCTCGAAAAATTCGAGAACTTGTTTGAAGCTTCAAAATTAAAGGAAACAATGATCAAAACAGGCGGCTATGGCGATTATCAAACGTGTGTTGCTGAGCATCTTGTGAGATTGGGTGAAATTCAGACTGCAATAATTCAAAAAGATTTTGAAAGGGCTAAGAGGCTGGAAGCTTATCATTTAAAAAATAATTTTATTTTTCTTCCCCAATTAGATGAAAAATTGAAAGAATATAATTCCAATAGAAAAAAATATAAAACATTTGGAGACTTTGTTCCTCAATTGCTAGAGGTTTTTGAAAATAGCAGCATTGAATTTATCAATAATGCATTGACAATGGACAAGGAATAAAAACCATAAATTGCACCTAACTATGAATACAATAAACATTGATCTACACTGTGATCTACTATACCATTTACTAAGAACAAATTCAACCATTGATGATAAAGAAATAGGCTGTTCATTACCTTATTTAAAAGAGGGAAACGTAAAACTTCAGGTGATGGCTATCTATTCTGGAACAGGCACAGATAGTACTGTTTATGGGTTAGAGCAAAGCAAATTATATTCAAATTTGATCAAAAATGAAAACTTTTTTCTCTTTGATCATGAGAATTATAAAAATCCAGAAAATAAAAATCGGGTAGGAGTTATTGCTTCCATTGAAAATGCTTCTTCTTTTTGTGATGAAACTGAAGGTCTTGAATCAGGCTTCAAAAAGCTGGAGACCATTATTGAGAACACCCAGAAAGTTCTTTATATAGGAATTACCCATCATTTGGAAAACCGTTTTGGAGGCGGAAATAATGCTGAAGCAGGTTTAAAGGAGGATGGAAAGGTATTAATCGATTATATTGCGGATAAAAAAATTGCCATTGATCTGGCTCATACCAGTGATCAGTTAGCCTATGATATTTTCACTTATATTGATCAACGAAATTACTCAATACCCATTCTGGCAAGCCATTCCAATTACAGAACAATCTATAAAAACAACAGGAATTTACCTGATGAATTAGCTAAAGAAGTGATTAAAAGAAAAGGATTGATTGGTCTCAACTTTATCAAGGATTATATTGATGTTGAACATCCTGAACGACTTTATGAGCATATCCAATATGGACTAGATTTGGGTGGGAAAGATTGTATTGCCTACGGGGCAGATTATTTCTACTGGAAAGACCATCCTGACAAATCACGTCACCCTTTCTTCTTTCCCGAACATTCCAATGCTTCCGTATATCCTGCAATTAACAACGAGATTGAAAAGAGGTTTTCCTCTGAATTGGCAGAAAAAATCAGTCATGGAAATGCGTTGAATTTTATAGAGAATATCTATAAGTAAAACTTGCGTTTAGAATATTTAAGATCATTTATTCTCTCGCAGATTTAGCAAATCAGGCAGATTTTTTATGTGTATCTGTGAAATCAGCTCAATCTGCGAGAGATTAATATTAAAATAAATTCTTTGTTTTTAATGTTCAATTTTACATTAAATAAAATACCGTAACTTATTTTAGAATAAATATTTATTACATTATATTTAATGTTTTCTTTTATACCTTACTTTCTGTTTGATAATCTCAATTACGTCCACATTCTGAGCCTTAGATTTGATCCATCCATGAATATCAATATAAAATAATGAACGTCTGTAGTATTCATTATTAGAGAATTCTTCAAGCTTTTTATCAAACATTTCAAATGCATTCTGCCTTTGATCCGGCAGTTGATTATTCAGATTTTTAAAAAACTGAATACTTTCAAAATGAAACTCCTCAGGCTTTTTCATTTTTTTAGCAAACTTAAGCGTGGAAGTGATAAACTCATCATAGTCTTCATCATTTCCGGATTCATATTTTGACATTAAAATCAGAATTCGGGTATGAAACAGCAAGTCTTCCTGTACATTGCCTTTCGATTCAATGACACGCATAGAGTAGTCGATGGCTTTCTTATACATTTTACTCCCAAAAAACATAGCGGCCATTTTAAGATAAAGGATCATAAAATGATGCTCATCAATCCTTTCCCGAAGTTTTTCCATTTTCAGTTCAATCTCGGGAATAAGCTTTGTTCCTGTGAAAAACTCACCCTTTACAAAATGAATATTCATTAATGTATTGTAGTGTGTCAAAAAAATAAGAGATTGAAGGTTTTCATTTTGGGCAAAATTTTCGGCATTAACCATTTTGTTGAAATTTTCAAAATTCTCCTCAAGAATATCAATGTTTCCATACAGGAAAAGGATTTTTAAAAGGTAGGTATTTCCTTTGATGTACCAAACAGGATGGCTATGGATCATTTCAGGAGTTTTATGAAATAAATCCACCCATTGATAGGCGTATTTCAGGGTATATTTATAATCCTGCAGAAGCTGGTTTTTCCAGACATGAGCCTTGAAATACCAAAGTTTTTCAGTGAAATTCAATCTGTCAAATCTGATATTTTTAATCTGAGCATTAAAAACTTCCAGAATCTCTTCTCGGTCTACATCGTTTTTTACATAGCCATGAGTTAGCATTTCACTGTATAATTTCAGAGAAAGGTTGGAGAGTTTTGTGGTATAACGATTCTGCTTGCTGAGTTCCTGAGATTGTCTGATTAGCTCTTCAGCTCTTCCCTCAATACTTCTTGTAATGAATTGAGATTCAATCACTTTTTCAAGGTCAATAATTTCAGAGGCAATACTCTTTTCGTCAAGCTCCATTGCCGTTTGTTTGGTTTTATCAAGAATTTTTAAGGCTTGCTTATAAAGTCCTTTTTGGTACAGAATGTTCGCGAAATCAAGCTGTTCCCGAAGCTGGATTCTATAATTCTGATGACTTGGATTCATCCGGAGGCTTACCAGAATTTGTTTGTAAAGGTGTGCTTTTAAATTGGAAAGCTGCTGTTTTGTAGATATTTTTTTGTCAATGATAATGGTTTCATCATATTCTTTCATCTTATCCATTTCAGAAAAAAGGAGCAAAAATTTGGCATCTACATTAATACCGAGACGGTTAACATATAACTTAAACTGTCGTTTCTCGGAGGTGGTCAATGACTTTACCAATACAAACAAAAAATCTTTCTGCAATTCTGCCATTGTAAATTTTGGGAATTTAAATAATTAATTATCAAACAGATAAATCTATTCTTTCAACTCTTGAATATTGTAATTTTCAGGGAAATTGAAAATTTAAAAATATTGCAAGCTGTAGTTTTGAACCAAAATTAAGTAAAAAACTTCATTTATGAATTCTGAAAAAATTGAAATTTTTGATACCACACTGCGAGATGGGGAACAGGTTCCGGGATGTAAACTGAATACGGAACAGAAACTGACTATTGCTGAAAGGCTAGATGAACTAGGGGTTGATATCATTGAAGCAGGATTTCCAATTTCCAGCCCTGGAGACTTTGAATCTGTTTCTGAAATTTCAAAACTGGTAAGAAATGCAAAGGTATGCGGACTTACAAGAGCGAATAAAAAAGATATTGATACGGCCGCGGAAGCTTTAAGGTTTGCAAAAAAACCAAGAATACATACAGGAATCGGAACTTCTGATTCTCACATCAAGTATAAATTCAATTCAACAAGAGAAAATATTATTGAACGTGCTGCTGAAGCAGTACGATATGCCAAGGGATATGTAGAAGATGTAGAGTTTTACGCTGAAGATGCCGGTAGAACAGATAATGCTTATCTGGCTCAGGTATGTGAAGCCGTAATAAAAGCAGGAGCTACGGTTCTAAATATTCCGGATACTACAGGATACTGTCTTCCGGAGGAATATGGGCAGAAAATTAAATATCTGAGAGAAAATGTAAAGGGAATTGAAAAAGCGGTTTTATCATGCCATTGTCACAATGATTTGGGCTTGGCAACAGCAAATTCCATTGCCGGAGCCATCAACGGAGCTCGTCAAATAGAATGTACCATCAACGGATTGGGAGAAAGAGCCGGAAATACAGCCTTAGAGGAAGTGGTGATGATTCTGAAGCAGCATAAAGATTTAAATCTGCATACTGCTGTCAATTCAAGAATGTTGAATGAGGTCAGTACAATGGTTTCTGATCTTATGGGGATGTCTGTACAACCCAATAAAGCAATTGTGGGAGCTAATGCATTTGCCCACAGTTCCGGGATTCATCAGGATGGGG
This genomic interval from Chryseobacterium joostei contains the following:
- the infC gene encoding translation initiation factor IF-3, which translates into the protein MINDKIRVRELRLVGDNVEPGIYPIDKARQIAAEQELDLVVISDKAEPFIARILEYKKFLYEQKKKQKELKAKQVKVVVKEIRFGPQTDDHDYEFKKKHAEKFLEEGSKLKTYVFFKGRSIIFKDQGEILLLKLAQELEHVGKVDQLPKLEGKRMIMMMSPKKPAK
- the thrS gene encoding threonine--tRNA ligase — translated: MIKITLPDSSVKEFEGAVTPLDVAKSISEGLARNTISAIVNGTQVETTTPITTDSTVQLLTWNDDLGKKAFWHSSAHLLAQAILEFYPNAKLTIGPAIESGFYYDVDFGDESLSEKDFEKIEKKILENAKKGSTFSLYPVSKEDALKTYADNPYKVELITNLNDGEITFVTHDNFTDLCRGGHIPNTGIVKAVKILNAAGAYWRGNEKNPQLTRVYGISFPKQKDLTEYLERLEEAKRRDHRKLGKELGIFAFSEKVGAGLPLWLPKGTALRRKLENFLSDAQKKGGYEFVMSPHIGAKELYVTSGHWDKYGADSFQPIKTPNEGEEFLLKPMNCPHHCEIYKTSQWSYRDLPKRYAEFGTVYRYEQSGELHGLTRVRGFTQDDAHLFCTPDQLSEEFEKVIDLTLYVFKSLGFEDFVTQVSLRDPENREKYIGSDENWEKAENAIINAAQKKGLKTVVEYGEAAFYGPKLDFMVKDALGRKWQLGTIQVDYNLPERFDLHYIGNDNEKHRPVMIHRAPFGSMERFIAILLENTAGDFPLWLSPDQFIILPISEKYVDYSKKVSQFLENHDISGQIDDRNEKTGKKIRDAELNKIPFMLVVGENEENEGTISVRRRGEGDLGVMKLEDFVTHFKKEAAI
- a CDS encoding DUF4932 domain-containing protein, with amino-acid sequence MEKILVVFVSLSSVFGFSQQNTSRFSVNYNKNIETYFLAEILSAEHRKNNKDFEFYKIKECSEYQPIVKQALSKYKGLKNSDIAVSTAKINDILLEKYGSGNDILMKPLLYHKEFPSTEWINNYQYSSNNLTKEQNEEITQLIKNYLSELSKFYIQENIEQFFTENKSFYNGGIKEYSKQIPAGFINAMELFYGESFNTYTILISPMMMWPIEDNEGRGIGTDIVLKSGAKDIYEIASPFMKVQKEGEFGYDNQFQARFLSIHEFGHSFVNKEVYKHKDKLEKFENLFEASKLKETMIKTGGYGDYQTCVAEHLVRLGEIQTAIIQKDFERAKRLEAYHLKNNFIFLPQLDEKLKEYNSNRKKYKTFGDFVPQLLEVFENSSIEFINNALTMDKE
- a CDS encoding dipeptidase; this translates as MNTINIDLHCDLLYHLLRTNSTIDDKEIGCSLPYLKEGNVKLQVMAIYSGTGTDSTVYGLEQSKLYSNLIKNENFFLFDHENYKNPENKNRVGVIASIENASSFCDETEGLESGFKKLETIIENTQKVLYIGITHHLENRFGGGNNAEAGLKEDGKVLIDYIADKKIAIDLAHTSDQLAYDIFTYIDQRNYSIPILASHSNYRTIYKNNRNLPDELAKEVIKRKGLIGLNFIKDYIDVEHPERLYEHIQYGLDLGGKDCIAYGADYFYWKDHPDKSRHPFFFPEHSNASVYPAINNEIEKRFSSELAEKISHGNALNFIENIYK
- a CDS encoding 2-isopropylmalate synthase; protein product: MNSEKIEIFDTTLRDGEQVPGCKLNTEQKLTIAERLDELGVDIIEAGFPISSPGDFESVSEISKLVRNAKVCGLTRANKKDIDTAAEALRFAKKPRIHTGIGTSDSHIKYKFNSTRENIIERAAEAVRYAKGYVEDVEFYAEDAGRTDNAYLAQVCEAVIKAGATVLNIPDTTGYCLPEEYGQKIKYLRENVKGIEKAVLSCHCHNDLGLATANSIAGAINGARQIECTINGLGERAGNTALEEVVMILKQHKDLNLHTAVNSRMLNEVSTMVSDLMGMSVQPNKAIVGANAFAHSSGIHQDGVIKNRETYEIIDPAEVGVNASTIILTARSGRSALAYRFKHIGYDVTKNELDYLYQEFLKIADLKKEIDNDDLALIMEVCSRKIV